In Spirochaetaceae bacterium, one genomic interval encodes:
- a CDS encoding type II toxin-antitoxin system RelE/ParE family toxin, protein MQARLQTVVETPAYLAAARRVLSQDEQDGVASVVAENPTAGVAIGGGVRKMRFARSGGGKRGGVRVIFLFSGVDIPVFLLALFAKNEKVSLSPRERSALITAAKRIAEDYRRRK, encoded by the coding sequence GTGCAGGCTCGCCTTCAGACCGTCGTGGAGACACCGGCATACCTCGCGGCGGCAAGGAGGGTGCTGTCACAGGACGAACAGGACGGCGTTGCGAGTGTCGTAGCCGAGAACCCTACCGCTGGCGTGGCGATAGGCGGTGGAGTTCGGAAGATGCGGTTCGCTCGCTCGGGTGGCGGAAAGCGAGGAGGAGTTCGGGTTATCTTCCTATTCTCTGGTGTAGATATTCCGGTGTTCTTGCTTGCTCTATTCGCCAAGAATGAGAAAGTATCGCTCTCACCCAGAGAACGATCTGCACTGATCACCGCTGCAAAACGCATCGCGGAGGACTACCGGAGGCGAAAATGA
- a CDS encoding helix-turn-helix domain-containing protein: MSNAFKKVMAGLEDAEAYLHGARAGYNVRDVNVPEPDVASIRSRTGLSQPAFARSIGVPLGTLKNWEQGRRHPEGSARVLLALIDKRPSIVQDELGT; the protein is encoded by the coding sequence ATGAGCAACGCATTCAAGAAGGTCATGGCCGGTCTTGAGGACGCAGAGGCGTACCTGCACGGTGCGCGAGCCGGGTATAACGTGCGTGACGTCAACGTGCCCGAACCGGATGTCGCCTCGATCCGCAGCCGAACCGGGCTCTCCCAGCCGGCGTTTGCCAGAAGCATCGGCGTTCCGCTGGGAACGCTCAAGAACTGGGAGCAAGGTCGCAGGCACCCGGAGGGATCCGCCCGCGTGCTGCTCGCCCTGATCGACAAACGCCCCTCGATCGTTCAAGACGAACTCGGCACATAG